In Erpetoichthys calabaricus chromosome 15, fErpCal1.3, whole genome shotgun sequence, one DNA window encodes the following:
- the LOC114665890 gene encoding cystatin-like — protein sequence MASWCQTLCFLLSTVVVVLATGEIEEVSPTREDVQDAARYAVATYNTISSNDYDYKLLKVIAAKEQVVAGLKYFLKVEVGETQCKKGSSNVESCPLTNKTFNCQFVVFTQPWRNYNQLLESNCQASQ from the exons ATGGCTTCCTGGTGTCAGACTTTGTGCTTCCTTCTCTCCACTGTTGTTGTGGTCTTGGCAACAGGAGAAATTGAAGAAGTGTCTCCAACCAGAGAAGATGTGCAAGATGCCGCTCGCTATGCTGTTGCCACATACAACACAATTTCTTCAAATGATTACGACTACAAACTACTGAAGGTTATCGCTGCCAAGGAACAG GTGGTTGCTGGActgaaatacttcttgaaagtgGAAGTGGGTGAAACACAGTGCAAAAAGGGCAGCAGCAATGTGGAGTCATGTCCTTTGACAAATAAG acCTTCAACTGCCAGTTTGTTGTTTTCACGCAACCCTGGCGAAATTATAACCAGCTTTTGGAAAGCAACTGTCAGGCCAGTCAGTAA